A genomic window from Silene latifolia isolate original U9 population chromosome Y, ASM4854445v1, whole genome shotgun sequence includes:
- the LOC141629881 gene encoding uncharacterized protein LOC141629881, giving the protein MKNRTNLERSKINETLLNSSINGKPRHGIINEVAARFSVDRKIITRLWMEAQKQRALSLPVNVSSKKKGSKKVGRAILDEEKLKSIDLLERKTQHSLATHLGVSQSTVSRWVMSKQIRSHTNALKPGLTDKNKLARLIFSLQHLVYHEHTKRIVFKDQSNIIHMDEKWFSKTKPTTRFYLAKGETDPHRCVQSKSFIEKVMFMCGVGRPLYGSNGELIFDGMIGIWPFVIEIPAQRNSKNRVAGTMETKCIESINKQVTKDMIINRVLPAIKVKWPSNVSKHIIIQQDNARPHFSNDDLDFKRAATSDGWEIELAYQTPNSPDLNVLDLGFFRSIQSLQQKKGNQIG; this is encoded by the coding sequence ATGAAGAATCGGACCAACTTAGAAAGATCAAAAATAAATGAAACACTATTGAATAGCAGCATAAATGGAAAACCAAGACATGGTATTATCAATGAAGTGGCAGCAAGGTTTTCAGTCGACAGGAAAATAATAACAAGGTTATGGATGGAAGCACAAAAACAGAGAGCTTTATCCTTACCAGTCAATGTGAGCAGCAAAAAGAAAGGCAGCAAAAAAGTGGGAAGAGCAATTTTAGATGAGGAGAAGCTCAAATCAATTGACCTACTGGAAAGGAAAACACAACACTCATTGGCCACGCACTTAGGTGTAAGCCAATCAACCGTTTCAAGATGGGTGATGTCAAAACAAATCAGGTCACACACAAATGCACTCAAACCAGGTTTGACTGATAAAAACAAACTTGCTAGATTAATTTTCAGTCTACAACATTTAGTATATCATGAACACACTAAAAGAATTGTTTTCAAAGATCAAAGCAATATTATTCACATGGATGAGAAATGGTTTTCTAAAACTAAACCTACTACAAGGTTTTACTTGGCTAAAGGTGAAACAGACCCACATAGGTGTGTACAATCAAAGAGTTTCATAGAAAAGGTCATGTTCATGTGTGGTGTAGGTAGACCATTATATGGGTCAAATGGTGAATTAATTTTTGATGGAATGATAGGAATATGGCCATTTGTTATTGAAATACCAGCACAAAGAAACTCAAAAAATAGAGTAGCGGGAACAATGGAAACCAAATGTATTGAGTCTATAAACAAGCAAGTAACAAAAGACATGATAATAAATCGTGTGTTGCCAGCTATAAAGGTTAAATGGCCTTCTAATGTTAGTAAACACATAATCATTCAACAAGATAATGCTCGTCCACATTTTAGTAATGATGATCTTGATTTTAAAAGGGCAGCAACATCAGATGGATGGGAGATTGAATTGGCCTATCAAACACCCAATTCACCAGATTTGAATGTCTTGGATTTGGGGTTTTTTAGGTCAATACAATCTCTCCAACAAAAAAAAGGCAATCAAATTGGATGA
- the LOC141629882 gene encoding uncharacterized protein LOC141629882 encodes MGASTSSLFPLSTTVNEEPESLIEAEVTNAARRHTKADKHISCREYSAYKLEIQPGNLLLRGGRLFQQFIVDMYVKIENTRLDFIRLNQDTIRADLYQGILDTLELGENSTSNVGRRVILPPSFLGGPRDMRRRYLNAMALVQKYGKPDIFLTMTCNPNWIEIKTELAPGEQAHNRPDLVARIFHAKLTALRKEIMERKKCGLPHAHFLIILRGDDKIRNPESFDRYVFADIPSRENPPLRGAVLRHMMHGPCGNEFPKSQCMQLKKGKRVCKSEYPKKFSDFTTNGSDCYPLYGRRDTGKIILVVKYLYKYVYKGHDRISFNVEDGETTQYVDEIERYQSGRWVSPSEAAWRIFGFNLFDIYPPVHSLPANSKQKEGPRYLYSEFPEHFLWNGKRKEWKARDRGVAIGRVAHAAPGEGERYYLKLLLAHVRGPTSFEDLLTFEGIIYTSFQEASLKRGILEQDNVADHCMDEVVQIEQFLEGMGRTFADFYLQHLQIAEETGLHSTRDIEDTLNAPVPHEQLASKKKLNVGQKNAYKTIMYHVKNSIPGAFFIDGPGGTGKTFLYGALYAKVRAMGKICLPTATSGITTSNLPTDRTTHSRFKLPLDTDESLVFAISKQVESSNVNLPAQLILKPNGTACPVELLVDSVFPEVKHISFSPDIFNDRAILTPRNNDVDLINKLLIEKFPGREYIYKSFDRVINDSCNVYPSEFLNTLCPPGMTPHELVMKENSPVVLLRNLDPAAGLCNGTRLERVGVYLPKPCFSHGQLYVALSRARSAQQLKVLQDIHIGDDADTSSVKNIVSFEMLRRAGIRSW; translated from the exons ATGGGTGCTTCAACCAGTTCATTGTTCCCTTTATCAACAACTGTAAATGAAGAACCTGAAAGTTTAATAGAAGCTGAAGTTACCA ATGCTGCTAGGAGACACACCAAAGCTGACAAACATATATCATGCAGAGAATATTCTGCATATAAGTTAGAAATTCAACCTGGTAACTTGCTTCTTCGAGGAGGAAGGTTGTTCCAGCAATTCATTGTGGATATGTACGTCAAAATTGAAAACACGCGCCTTGACTTTATACGATTAAACCAAGATACTATTCGTGCTGATCTGTACCAAGGGATCTTGGACACCCTAGAGCTTGGGGAAAATAGCACGTCAAATGTCGGGAGAAGGGTGATACTACCACCATCTTTTCTTGGAGGGCCGCGTGACATGAGACGTCGTTACTTAAATGCAATGGCTCTCGTTCAAAAATACGGCAAACCTGACATATTCCTGACAATGACATGCAATCCTAACTGGATTGAAATCAAAACAGAACTGGCGCCTGGGGAGCAGGCACATAATAGACCAGACTTAGTTGCGCGGATATTCCATGCTAAATTGACAGCGTTAAGAAAAGAAATAATGGAGAGAAAG AAGTGTGGCCTCCCTCACGCACATTTTTTAATTATACTCAGAGGAGATGACAAGATAAGAAACCCGGAGAGTTTTGACAGATACGTCTTTGCAGATATACCTTCACGAGAAAACCCACCTTTGAGAGGTGCTGTTTTACGCCATATGATGCACGGACCATGTGGAAATGAATTTCctaagagccaatgcatgcagtTAAAGAAGGGTAAAAGAGTGTGCAAGTCTGAGTATCCAAAGAAGTTTAGCGACTTCACCACAAATGGCTCGGATTGTTACCCACTGTATGGAAGGCGAGACACTGGAAAGATTATCTTG GTTGTCAAATATCTGTATAAGTACGTATACAAAGGCCACGATCGTATTTCATTCAATGTGGAAGATGGGGAAACCACTCAGTATGTAGATGAGATTGAAAGGTATCAATCTGGTAGGTGGGTTTCTCCTTCGGAAGCAGCTTGGAGGATTTTTGGTTTCAATTTGTTCGATATTTACCCACCTGTTCACTCGTTGCCT GCAAACTCTAAACAAAAAGAAGGTCCAAGATACTTGTATAGCGAATTCCCAGAGCACTTTCTCTGGAATGGGAAGCGCAAGGAATGGAAGGCGAGGGACCGTGGGGTTGCAATTGGTAGAGTTGCACATGCAGCTCCTGGAGAAGGGGAAAGGTATTATCTCAAGTTGTTATTGGCACATGTAAGGGGTCCTACGTCCTTTGAAGACCTGTTGACATTTGAGGGCATTATATACACATCATTTCAAGAGGCTTCTCTTAAAAGGGGCATACTGGAGCAGGATAATGTAGCTGATCACTGTATGGACGAGGTCGTGCAG ATTGAACAATTCTTAGAGGGGATGGGCAGAACTTTTGCAGATTTTTACCTACAACATCTACAAATTGCAGAAGAGACGGGGCTGCATAGTACTAGGGATATAGAGGATACTCTTAATGCTCCTGTTCCTCATGAACAGCTCGCTTCTAAAAAGAAACTAAATGTGGGCCAAAAAAATGCATATAAAACAATAATGTATCATGTGAAAAATAGCATACCTGGGGCTTTTTTCATTGATGGACCGGGCGGAACAGGCAAGACTTTCCTATATGGTGCTCTCTATGCAAAAGTTCGAGCGATGGGCAAAATATGTTTGCCTACGGCTACGTCAGGAATCACAACGTCGAATTTGCCAACGGACAGGACTACACATTCAAGGTTCAAGTTACCGCTCGATACTGATGAATCTCTTGTATTTGCTATTTCTAAGCAAG TGGAATCTTCCAATGTGAATTTACCTGCTCAACTAatcttaaaacctaatggaactgCATGCCCAGTAGAGCTTCTGGTTGATTCAGTATTCCCTGAAGTGAAGCATATTTCATTTAGCCCAGACATTTTCAATGATAGGGCCATTTTAACACCGAGGAACAACGATGTGGATTTAATAAACAAATTGCTTATAGAGAAATTCCCGGGCCGAGAATACATATACAAGAGTTTTGATAGGGTCATTAACGACAGTTGTAACGTATACCCGTCTGAATTCCTGAATACACTCTGTCCTCCTGGAATGACCCCACATGAACTGGTAATGAAAGAAAACTCTCCAGTAGTTTTACTGAGAAATCTCGATCCTGCAGCGGGGCTATGTAATGGAACGCGGTTGGAAAGAGTTGGTGTTTATTTACCTAAACCATGTTTCTCGCATGGGCAATTATATGTGGCTCTTTCACGTGCTAGGTCGGCACAACAGCTCAAAGTATTACAGGACATACACATAGGTGACGACGCTGACACATCGTCTGTGAAGAATATCGTCTCTTTTGAAATGTTGAGAAGGGCGGGGATCAGGTCGTGGTGA